One Prosthecobacter sp. SYSU 5D2 genomic window, TTTTCACTGTGAATGGTCACAGTGCCGCGCTTGAGGATGTCAATTTGTTCAGAAACAGGGAGCATGATGGGAAAGTATAAAACCTGATGACCAGGAGGCACAGCATGCCGAATCTCCGGCAAATGACAAATGGCCAGAGCGAGGCAGGTGTTTTTGTTATGGTTTGGGCTGCTTTGCAACGGAATGCCAGCTCAATCCCCCGTTGCCGATCCGGCCTCGGCACGCCATAACTCTGCATGCATTACTTCATCACCGGCACGGATACGGACGCCGGAAAAACCTATGTTTCCTGTCTGCTCATTGAGGCTCTTCGGCGCGAGGGGCATGCAGCGGTGGGATACAAGCCGCTGGCTTGTGGGGACCGGGTTGATGCCCATGCGCTGCGCCAGGCGGGTGAGGATGCGCTGACGTTGGAGGAAGTGAACCCGGTTTATCTGAAGGTGCCCGCCTCCCCGTATGCGGCATCCTTGTTGGAAAACAAAACGGTGGATGTGGAGGCGGCGCGGCAGGGATTTTTCAGTCTGGCGGCTCGTTTCAGCCACGTTATTGTCGAGGGGGCAGGAGGCTGGGAGGTGCCGCTGACGGACAAGCTGAGCATGGCGGATCTGGCTGCGGATTTGGCCATTCCGATCATCGTGGTGGTGAACAACCGCCTGGGCTGCCTGAACCACACCATTCTGACGGTAAAAAATATCCAGTCTCGCGGCCTCACCTGCGCGGGCATCATTCTGAATTATGCCCAGGATGAAAGGGATCTGGCCAGCATCTCCAACCGCATGATTTTGGAGCAATGCCTGGGCGTGCCGGTGCTGGCAGAGGTGATGCACGGGGAATCGCAGTTAGACTGGCCGCGCGAGTTACCTTTATAAAAAGTGTCACCTTGGGTCACTTTTAGGTTATGTATTGGAGGGCACTTTACCGAAATGCTTGATTTCCCTGCCGCCGTCCCGATGATGCCCTTTTTATTCCCATCGCTCAACCTCGATGAAATTCGCCATTTTCGGAGACATCCACGCCAATCTTGAAGCCCTGCAGACGGTACTGTGGGATGCCCAGGAACAGGGCTGTGCCAACTATGTCTGCCTGGGCGACATCGTCGGTTATGCCGCCAACCCGGTGGAATGCCTGGAAACAGTGCGCCAGATGGGCTGCCCGGTGGTGCGGGGAAATCATGATGAAGGCGCGGCCAGTGAAAGCACGCTGGAAGAGCTGAATCCGCTGGCCCAGGCGGCCCTGCTGTGGACGCGGCAGCAGCTCAGTGAAGAGCAGCGCCAGTGGTTGAGGGAGCTGAAACTGGTGCGCCAGGTGCGGGACTTCACCATCGTCCATTCCACGCTCGATTCTCCGGGGGCCTGGGGTTACGTGACCAACCGCTTTGATGCGATGGCCAGCTTCAGCTACCAGTTTACGCAGGTTTGCTTTTACGGTCACACGCATGTGCCGCGTATTTTTGAAAAGGATGATTCTGTACGGGCTGCCCGCGGCAATGACGTGACGCTGCAACGCGGGGTGAAGTATTTTGTCAATGTCGGCAGCGTCGGTCAGCCGCGCGATGGCGACTGGCGCGCGTCCTACGCCATCTACGATGTTCAGGCGCAGACCATCTCCATCCGCCGGCTGGAATATGACATCCAGACGGCCCAGGACA contains:
- the bioD gene encoding dethiobiotin synthase yields the protein MHYFITGTDTDAGKTYVSCLLIEALRREGHAAVGYKPLACGDRVDAHALRQAGEDALTLEEVNPVYLKVPASPYAASLLENKTVDVEAARQGFFSLAARFSHVIVEGAGGWEVPLTDKLSMADLAADLAIPIIVVVNNRLGCLNHTILTVKNIQSRGLTCAGIILNYAQDERDLASISNRMILEQCLGVPVLAEVMHGESQLDWPRELPL
- a CDS encoding metallophosphoesterase family protein, producing MKFAIFGDIHANLEALQTVLWDAQEQGCANYVCLGDIVGYAANPVECLETVRQMGCPVVRGNHDEGAASESTLEELNPLAQAALLWTRQQLSEEQRQWLRELKLVRQVRDFTIVHSTLDSPGAWGYVTNRFDAMASFSYQFTQVCFYGHTHVPRIFEKDDSVRAARGNDVTLQRGVKYFVNVGSVGQPRDGDWRASYAIYDVQAQTISIRRLEYDIQTAQDKIRAAGLPSLLAERLSLGK